In Dendropsophus ebraccatus isolate aDenEbr1 chromosome 14, aDenEbr1.pat, whole genome shotgun sequence, the following proteins share a genomic window:
- the LOC138772996 gene encoding uncharacterized protein isoform X2, producing MTAYGYCRFLATGKSFSALHYEFQLETSTIFRIVLQTCEVIWQRLKVEVMPQPDTKNWLDTADSFYGSEQFPNCLGALNATHIRVRKPPHSGSRYFHSRPYYWVVLLALVDSDFRFVTVDVAAYGSAAEARDFRATRMVEMMQPNQLALPGPKPLPGSSGPPAPYVMVAGEDFGLSPSLVCPFPGHDLDDKRKIFNYRLGQAVWYGECALGMLSRKWRVLQSSMQMSPDNAVKVIQACVLLHNFFRGQDTEGDNDLEPAMPSSDFLPQLNRCERRESAGAALRDLFADYFLSPEGAVDWQVDALQ from the coding sequence ATTTTTGGCCACCGGGAAATCCTTCTCCGCCCTGCATTATGAATTCCAGCTGGAGACGTCCACGATTTTTCGGATTGTTCTCCAGACCTGTGAAGTCATCTGGCAGCGCCTGAAAGTGGAGGTGATGCCCCAGCCAGATACAAAAAACTGGCTTGATACTGCCGATAGCTTCTACGGCTCTGAGCAGTTCCCCAACTGTTTAGGAGCGCTGAATGCTACACACATCAGGGTGAGGAAGCCGCCTCACTCGGGGTCCCGCTATTTTCATTCCAGGCCGTATTACTGGGTGGTCCTGCTGGCCTTGGTGGACAGCGACTTTCGATTTGTCACTGTGGATGTAGCGGCCTATGGCAGTGCCGCCGAGGCTCGTGACTTCAGGGCAACCAGAATGGTTGAGATGATGCAGCCAAACCAGCTCGCCCTTCCGGGACCAAAACCTTTGCCGGGATCTTCAGGACCTCCGGCGCCCTATGTGATGGTGGCTGGTGAAGACTTCGGACTCTCTCCCTCCTTGGTGTGTCCATTTCCCGGCCACGATTTGGATGACAAGAGGAAAATCTTCAATTATCGGCTTGGCCAAGCTGTGTGGTATGGGGAGTGCGCCCTGGGGATGCTGAGCCGCAAGTGGCGGGTCCTCCAGTCCTCCATGCAGATGAGTCCTGATAATGCGGTGAAGGTGATCCAAGCCTGTGTCCTTCTCCACAACTTTTTCCGCGGTCAGGATACTGAAGGTGATAATGACCTGGAGCCGGCCATGCCGTCATCCGACTTCCTACCACAGCTAAACCGGTGTGAAAGAAGGGAATCTGCAGGAGCGGCTCTCCGGGATCTGTTTGCTGACTATTTCCTGTCACCGGAGGGCGCGGTGGACTGGCAGGTGGACGCTCTCCAGTAG